Proteins encoded in a region of the Bartonella taylorii genome:
- a CDS encoding phage DNA encapsidation protein: MAGDKELYYDLNKALSYNALWNFLDSNRGLGKTFSALRFVCNAYKKRNEQFIYVRRTQKEIQHVKDTMFIALEKEGIIKPCEFRCKGEDILYNSEIYLDELEKFSQGREETEAKISTKISYRLPPLFKAKNDMLCGYLIPLSLVNQYKHRSFSNVKTIIFDEYICEQGKYLKNEPEKLISLCETVFRLRDDVRIICLGNSVSHYNPYFDFFDLRNHHTNEFSFFRKKLILVGHTFGKEFI; this comes from the coding sequence ATGGCGGGGGACAAAGAGTTGTACTACGATTTAAACAAAGCGCTTTCCTATAATGCACTATGGAATTTTTTAGATAGTAATAGAGGATTAGGAAAAACATTTAGCGCGTTACGTTTTGTTTGTAATGCTTACAAAAAAAGAAATGAACAATTCATATACGTACGTCGCACACAAAAAGAAATTCAACATGTAAAAGATACGATGTTTATTGCTTTAGAAAAAGAAGGCATTATTAAACCATGTGAATTTAGATGCAAAGGTGAAGATATCCTTTATAATTCAGAAATTTACTTAGATGAGTTAGAAAAGTTCTCTCAAGGTAGAGAAGAAACTGAAGCAAAAATCAGTACAAAAATATCATACAGACTACCACCTCTATTTAAAGCAAAAAATGACATGCTTTGCGGATATTTAATCCCTCTATCTTTAGTTAACCAATACAAACATCGCTCCTTCTCTAATGTTAAAACAATCATTTTTGATGAATATATTTGTGAACAAGGAAAATATTTAAAGAATGAACCGGAAAAATTAATTAGTCTATGTGAAACCGTATTTAGGCTCCGTGATGATGTTCGTATAATATGCCTTGGTAACAGCGTATCACATTATAATCCTTATTTCGATTTTTTTGATTTAAGAAATCATCATACTAATGAATTTTCATTCTTTCGTAAAAAATTAATTTTAGTAGGTCATACCTTCGGAAAAGAATTTATTTAA
- the hisS gene encoding histidine--tRNA ligase, translating into MSSKQEKTKARLPRGFVDRTSAQLYATETMITQIREVYELYGFEALETPIFEYTDVLGKFLPDSDRPNAGVFSLQDDDEQWMSLRYDLTAPLARYFAENFETLPKPYRSYRLGFVFRNEKPGPGRFRQFMQFDADIVGTPTVAADAEICMMAADSLEKLGIEHHDYAIRLNNRKILESVLELIGLGGSEQTERRLTVLRAIDKLDKFGFEGVRLLLSKGRLDESGDFTKGAELKDKDIDCILALLRAQAETAEETLEALRKVVDQSAQGLEGVRELEEMQAIFAANGYQNRIKIDPSVVRGLEYYTGPVFEAALLFDVLNDDGQKVVFGSVGGGGRYDGLIARFRGENIPATGFSIGISRLIAALQNLGKLPVKENTGPVVVLMMDKEPEAVAGYQKMVMQLRGAGIRAELYLGASGMKAQMKYADRRQAPCVVIQGSQERESGKIQIKDLLEGARLSHEIKDNQTWRESRPAQVTVDEGQLVKTVQDILATQNAQKFSCFK; encoded by the coding sequence ATGTCATCAAAACAAGAAAAAACCAAAGCTCGTTTACCTCGTGGTTTTGTTGATCGTACAAGCGCACAATTGTATGCAACTGAGACCATGATAACTCAGATCCGGGAAGTTTATGAACTTTACGGTTTTGAAGCGCTTGAAACACCGATTTTTGAATATACGGATGTGTTGGGTAAGTTTTTACCTGATTCAGATCGCCCAAATGCGGGGGTTTTTTCGCTACAAGATGATGATGAGCAATGGATGTCTTTGCGTTATGATCTTACCGCTCCTCTTGCTCGTTATTTTGCGGAGAATTTTGAAACTTTGCCAAAGCCTTATCGGAGCTATCGTCTAGGCTTTGTTTTCCGCAATGAAAAGCCCGGACCGGGGCGGTTTCGGCAATTTATGCAGTTTGATGCTGATATTGTTGGAACACCAACTGTTGCTGCGGATGCAGAAATTTGCATGATGGCAGCCGATAGTTTGGAAAAATTAGGCATTGAGCACCATGACTATGCTATTCGTCTTAATAACAGAAAGATTCTGGAGAGTGTTTTAGAATTGATTGGTTTGGGGGGAAGTGAACAAACTGAAAGGCGCCTCACTGTTCTTCGAGCAATTGATAAACTTGACAAATTTGGTTTTGAGGGTGTGCGTTTGCTCTTGAGCAAGGGGCGTTTGGATGAAAGTGGTGATTTTACAAAAGGGGCAGAGCTTAAGGACAAGGATATTGATTGTATTCTTGCTTTGCTTAGGGCACAGGCTGAAACAGCAGAGGAAACACTTGAAGCTCTTAGAAAAGTTGTTGATCAGAGTGCTCAAGGACTTGAAGGGGTTCGTGAGCTTGAGGAAATGCAAGCAATTTTTGCTGCAAATGGGTATCAGAATCGTATCAAAATTGATCCTTCTGTAGTGCGTGGATTAGAGTATTACACGGGACCTGTTTTTGAGGCTGCGTTGCTCTTTGATGTTCTCAATGATGATGGACAAAAAGTTGTCTTTGGGTCTGTTGGTGGAGGTGGACGCTATGATGGGTTGATTGCACGTTTTCGTGGTGAAAATATTCCGGCAACGGGTTTTTCAATTGGTATCTCACGCTTGATAGCCGCTTTGCAAAATCTTGGAAAATTGCCTGTGAAAGAAAATACCGGACCTGTGGTAGTGCTGATGATGGATAAAGAGCCGGAAGCTGTTGCTGGTTATCAAAAAATGGTGATGCAGTTGCGCGGTGCTGGAATTCGTGCTGAACTTTATTTGGGTGCATCGGGGATGAAAGCGCAGATGAAATATGCTGATCGGCGCCAAGCCCCTTGTGTGGTGATACAAGGTTCACAAGAGCGTGAGAGCGGAAAAATACAGATCAAAGATTTGCTTGAGGGTGCGCGTTTGTCGCATGAAATTAAGGATAATCAAACATGGCGTGAAAGCCGACCAGCGCAAGTAACCGTTGATGAAGGGCAATTGGTTAAAACGGTACAGGATATTTTGGCAACACAAAACGCACAAAAGTTTTCATGCTTTAAATAG
- a CDS encoding zinc ribbon domain-containing protein YjdM translates to MSQYPKCPHCGGLYTYEEGENFVCPECAHEWLQKSEDAFPSDIIYDANGQVLTNGDSVMVVKDLKVKGAASVLKSGTKVKNIRLVDGDHNIDCKIPGIGQIGLKSEFVKKI, encoded by the coding sequence ATGAGCCAATATCCTAAATGTCCTCACTGTGGTGGTCTTTATACTTATGAAGAAGGTGAAAATTTTGTGTGTCCTGAATGTGCACATGAATGGCTACAAAAGAGTGAAGATGCTTTTCCTTCCGACATTATTTATGATGCCAATGGTCAGGTTTTGACCAACGGGGATAGCGTTATGGTGGTGAAAGACCTTAAAGTAAAAGGTGCTGCATCCGTTCTCAAAAGTGGGACTAAGGTGAAAAATATTCGCCTTGTGGATGGAGATCATAATATTGACTGTAAAATCCCTGGGATTGGTCAGATTGGTCTAAAGTCAGAATTTGTTAAGAAAATTTAG
- a CDS encoding peroxiredoxin — MTRKKVPNVTFHTRVRDESVSGNNPYRWQEVNSDAYFKGKRVILFSLPGAFTPTCSTFQLPDFEKLYDEFKKNGIDEIYCLSVNDAFVMNAWGKTQDIKNVKLIPDGSGEFTRKMGMLVSKDNIGFGMRSWRYAAVINDGVIEQWFEEEGFSDNCTTDPYEVSSPQNVLKTLQG, encoded by the coding sequence ATGACGAGAAAAAAAGTTCCCAATGTAACCTTCCACACACGTGTGCGTGATGAATCAGTGAGTGGCAACAATCCTTATCGGTGGCAAGAGGTTAACAGTGATGCGTACTTTAAAGGCAAACGGGTTATTCTTTTTTCTCTTCCTGGAGCTTTTACGCCCACTTGCTCAACCTTTCAGCTACCTGATTTTGAAAAACTCTATGATGAATTTAAAAAAAATGGCATTGATGAAATTTATTGCCTTTCCGTCAATGATGCTTTTGTCATGAACGCTTGGGGAAAAACTCAAGACATAAAAAATGTGAAATTAATCCCCGATGGCTCAGGCGAATTCACACGCAAAATGGGCATGCTAGTTTCTAAAGACAATATCGGTTTTGGAATGCGCTCATGGCGTTATGCTGCTGTTATTAATGACGGCGTTATTGAACAATGGTTTGAAGAAGAAGGTTTTTCTGACAATTGCACAACAGATCCTTATGAAGTATCTTCACCACAAAACGTTTTAAAAACCCTGCAAGGCTAA
- the groL gene encoding chaperonin GroEL (60 kDa chaperone family; promotes refolding of misfolded polypeptides especially under stressful conditions; forms two stacked rings of heptamers to form a barrel-shaped 14mer; ends can be capped by GroES; misfolded proteins enter the barrel where they are refolded when GroES binds), producing MAAKEVKFGREARERLLRGVDILANAVKVTLGPKGRNVVIDKSFGAPRITKDGVSVAKEIELEDKFENMGAQMLREVASKTNDIAGDGTTTATVLGQAIVQEGVKAVAAGMNPMDLKRGIDAAVEEVVATLFKKAKKIQTSAEIAQVGTISANGAAEIGKMIADAMEKVGNEGVITVEEAKTAETELEVVEGMQFDRGYLSPYFVTNAEKMVADLDDPYILIHEKKLSNLQSLLPVLEAVVQSGKPLLIIAEDVEGEALATLVVNKLRGGLKIAAVKAPGFGDRRKAMLEDIAILTSGQVISEDVGIKLENVTLDMLGRAKKVNISKENTTIIDGSGQKTEISARVNQIKAQIEETTSDYDREKLQERLAKLAGGVAVIRVGGATEVEVKEKKDRVDDALNATRAAVEEGIVAGGGTALLRAANALTVKGSNPDQEAGINIVRRALQAPARQIASNAGEEAAIIVGKVLENNADTYGYNTATGEFGDLIALGIVDPVKVVRSALQNAASIASLLITTEAMVAEVPKKDTPMPPMPGGGMGGMGGMDF from the coding sequence ATGGCTGCTAAAGAAGTCAAATTTGGCCGTGAAGCGCGTGAGCGTTTATTGCGCGGTGTTGATATCCTTGCTAACGCTGTAAAGGTGACGCTGGGCCCTAAAGGTCGCAATGTGGTTATCGATAAATCATTTGGTGCGCCTCGCATCACAAAAGATGGTGTATCCGTTGCAAAGGAAATTGAACTGGAAGATAAGTTCGAAAATATGGGTGCGCAAATGTTGCGCGAAGTTGCTTCCAAAACCAATGATATTGCTGGTGATGGTACAACAACTGCAACTGTTTTGGGGCAGGCTATTGTGCAAGAAGGCGTAAAAGCCGTTGCTGCGGGCATGAACCCAATGGATCTTAAACGCGGGATTGATGCTGCTGTTGAAGAAGTGGTAGCAACTCTCTTCAAAAAAGCAAAAAAAATCCAAACTTCAGCAGAAATCGCTCAAGTGGGAACAATTTCTGCTAATGGAGCTGCAGAAATCGGTAAAATGATCGCGGATGCCATGGAAAAAGTTGGCAATGAAGGCGTTATTACCGTGGAAGAAGCTAAAACTGCTGAAACGGAATTGGAAGTCGTGGAAGGAATGCAGTTTGATCGTGGATATCTTTCCCCTTACTTTGTCACCAATGCTGAGAAAATGGTGGCAGATCTTGATGATCCTTACATTCTTATTCACGAAAAGAAATTGTCTAATCTACAATCTCTTCTTCCTGTGCTTGAAGCTGTTGTTCAGTCTGGTAAACCACTTCTCATTATCGCTGAGGATGTGGAAGGTGAAGCTTTGGCAACGCTTGTTGTCAACAAGCTGCGTGGTGGTTTGAAAATCGCTGCTGTGAAAGCTCCAGGCTTTGGTGACCGTCGTAAAGCAATGCTTGAAGATATTGCAATTTTGACATCGGGTCAGGTTATTTCCGAAGATGTGGGCATTAAGCTTGAAAATGTCACTTTGGATATGCTTGGACGTGCTAAGAAAGTCAATATTTCTAAAGAAAATACGACGATTATTGATGGTTCTGGACAAAAAACTGAGATTAGTGCTCGCGTCAATCAGATTAAAGCACAGATCGAAGAAACAACTTCTGACTATGATCGTGAGAAATTGCAAGAAAGACTTGCTAAACTCGCTGGTGGTGTTGCTGTTATCCGCGTTGGTGGTGCAACAGAAGTTGAAGTAAAAGAAAAGAAAGACCGTGTTGATGATGCTTTGAACGCAACACGTGCTGCTGTGGAAGAAGGTATTGTTGCTGGTGGTGGTACTGCATTGTTGCGTGCTGCAAATGCACTGACTGTTAAAGGTAGCAACCCTGACCAAGAAGCTGGTATTAATATCGTTCGCCGTGCTCTACAAGCACCAGCGCGCCAAATTGCAAGCAATGCTGGTGAAGAAGCAGCGATTATTGTTGGCAAAGTGCTTGAAAACAATGCAGACACTTATGGTTACAATACTGCAACCGGTGAGTTTGGCGATTTGATTGCTTTGGGAATTGTTGATCCTGTGAAGGTTGTGCGTTCTGCTCTCCAGAATGCTGCATCAATTGCTAGCCTTCTTATTACAACAGAAGCAATGGTTGCTGAAGTTCCAAAGAAAGATACTCCAATGCCACCAATGCCTGGCGGTGGAATGGGCGGAATGGGCGGAATGGATTTCTAA
- the pyrF gene encoding orotidine-5'-phosphate decarboxylase, whose amino-acid sequence MFCSNFFKNREIYGPLCIGFDPSHKVLQSWNLSFDYKGLKEFCDILLTAVVGNVGVIKPQVAFFELYGVEGLQVLKELIENAQEQGLLVLVDAKRGDIGSTVEAYGQAWLGSSSAFKADAITVNAFLGFDALIPMIKIAEETGTAVFVVVESSNPEGKQIRNARIGDQTLSVHLAQRICDYNSQFLGQNYSVGPIGAVIGATLGSESKEAIEQLKNSLFLVPGIGAQGGTIPQLTNQFPQSLWRNIIPAISRSITDVGPNIVDLKTCINNFAQQAKSTLLS is encoded by the coding sequence ATGTTTTGTTCAAATTTTTTTAAAAATCGGGAAATATATGGTCCGCTTTGTATTGGTTTTGACCCTAGCCATAAGGTTTTGCAATCATGGAATTTAAGCTTTGATTATAAAGGACTCAAAGAGTTTTGTGATATCCTCTTAACAGCGGTTGTGGGTAATGTGGGTGTTATAAAGCCGCAAGTCGCATTTTTTGAATTGTATGGTGTGGAAGGACTTCAAGTTCTCAAAGAACTCATTGAAAATGCACAGGAACAAGGTTTATTGGTTCTTGTTGATGCAAAAAGGGGGGATATTGGTTCTACTGTTGAAGCCTATGGTCAAGCTTGGCTTGGTTCAAGTAGTGCGTTTAAAGCGGATGCTATAACCGTGAATGCTTTTCTTGGCTTTGATGCTCTCATTCCTATGATAAAAATTGCAGAAGAAACAGGAACAGCGGTTTTTGTGGTTGTTGAATCTTCTAATCCAGAGGGCAAGCAAATTCGAAATGCTCGTATTGGTGATCAGACACTTTCTGTTCATTTGGCACAGCGTATTTGTGACTATAATAGCCAGTTTTTAGGACAAAATTATTCTGTTGGTCCTATTGGTGCGGTTATTGGGGCAACATTGGGAAGTGAATCAAAAGAGGCAATCGAGCAGTTAAAAAACAGCTTGTTTCTTGTTCCTGGTATTGGTGCTCAAGGGGGAACAATACCGCAACTGACAAACCAATTTCCGCAAAGTTTGTGGCGGAATATTATTCCTGCCATTTCAAGGTCGATTACGGATGTTGGTCCCAATATTGTTGATTTAAAAACATGTATCAATAACTTCGCACAGCAAGCTAAAAGCACTCTCCTGTCTTGA
- a CDS encoding NifU family protein, whose amino-acid sequence MFIQTETTPNPATLKFLPGRVVLSEGVLEFRDREEAAKNSPLAAKLFNIPNVNGVFLGYDFITVSKKEGEWQHLKPVILGTIMEHFLSNDPVITTNATAQAQTHALNEEFYDEKDADIVLTIKELLETRIRPAVANDGGDITFRGFENGIVYLNMRGACAGCPSSTATLKHGIENLLRHFIPEVLGVEAMPQ is encoded by the coding sequence ATGTTTATTCAAACTGAAACCACACCAAATCCTGCAACACTGAAATTTCTGCCAGGGCGTGTGGTCCTTTCCGAGGGCGTGTTAGAATTTCGCGATCGCGAAGAAGCCGCTAAAAATTCGCCTTTAGCTGCTAAACTGTTTAATATTCCAAATGTCAACGGTGTCTTTTTAGGCTATGATTTTATCACTGTAAGCAAAAAAGAGGGAGAATGGCAACATCTTAAACCGGTCATTTTAGGCACAATTATGGAACATTTTTTGTCCAATGACCCAGTTATCACCACCAACGCGACGGCACAAGCGCAAACCCACGCCCTTAACGAAGAGTTTTATGACGAAAAAGATGCTGATATCGTCTTAACAATTAAAGAACTCCTCGAAACGCGTATTCGCCCAGCCGTTGCCAATGATGGTGGAGATATCACTTTTCGCGGATTTGAAAACGGTATTGTTTACCTCAATATGCGAGGAGCTTGCGCTGGATGCCCCTCTTCAACCGCAACGCTAAAACATGGCATTGAAAATCTTTTACGGCATTTTATTCCAGAAGTTTTAGGTGTTGAAGCCATGCCACAATAA
- the groES gene encoding co-chaperone GroES yields MANIQFRPLHDRVVVRRVESENKTAGGIIIPDTAKEKPQEGEVIAVGNGALDDNGKRVPLEVKTGDRILFGKWSGTEVKINGEDLLIMKESDIMGILG; encoded by the coding sequence ATGGCTAACATACAATTCCGCCCACTTCACGATCGTGTCGTTGTCCGTCGGGTTGAATCTGAAAATAAGACTGCTGGTGGGATTATCATCCCTGATACAGCAAAGGAAAAACCTCAAGAAGGTGAAGTTATTGCTGTTGGCAATGGCGCTCTCGATGACAACGGAAAGCGTGTGCCTTTAGAAGTTAAAACAGGAGATCGTATCTTGTTTGGAAAATGGTCTGGAACCGAAGTTAAAATTAATGGCGAAGACCTCCTTATTATGAAAGAATCTGACATTATGGGAATTTTGGGCTAA
- a CDS encoding alpha-D-glucose phosphate-specific phosphoglucomutase, whose translation MSITTVLTMAFNDQKLGTSGLRKKISVFQQPHYVENFIQSIFNSIGPMEGKLLILGGDGRYFNLTLLQTVLKMAAAHGVACVKVGRGGILSTPAVSHLIRKYHAHGGIILSASHNPGGLEGDCGIKYNISHGGPAPDSLCEAIFAASQHLAFYKTFEAPDVDLDREGTTFIGSMRVEILDPVADYVALMQEIFDFDCIARAVERGLTLRFDAMHAVTGPYAREIFEKCLGFSEGTVVNGIPLPDFGGGHPDPNLVYAKALYDLLMSDKAPDLGAASDGDGDRNLIIGRRQFVTPSDSLAIMAEHAHLIKGYRQGIVGIARSMPTARAVDLVAEKKGLNCFETPTGWKFFASLLDAGKVTFCGEESFGTGSHHIREKDGLWAVLFWLNLLAVTGKSVAQIVQQHWCTYGRFYTSRHDYEGVESDKAEAIIERLRAHLPQVGTEIAGLEVEKADDFTYHDPIDQSASTKQGIRVFFKNGARLVIRLSGTGTVGATLRLYFEQYEGNLHKHNQDPQKVLRPLQQAALQLLNMQQEFGREHPDVIT comes from the coding sequence ATGAGCATAACCACAGTTTTGACTATGGCTTTTAATGATCAAAAACTGGGTACGTCTGGTTTGCGCAAAAAAATATCGGTTTTTCAACAGCCTCATTATGTTGAAAATTTTATTCAATCCATTTTTAATAGCATTGGGCCTATGGAAGGGAAATTGTTAATTCTTGGTGGTGATGGGCGCTATTTCAACCTTACCCTTCTTCAGACTGTATTGAAAATGGCAGCGGCTCACGGTGTTGCTTGTGTAAAAGTTGGAAGAGGGGGTATTCTTTCCACGCCTGCTGTTTCACATCTTATTCGCAAATATCATGCCCATGGTGGGATTATTCTCTCAGCAAGTCACAATCCTGGTGGTTTAGAGGGGGATTGTGGCATCAAATACAATATTTCTCATGGTGGTCCTGCTCCTGATTCTTTGTGTGAAGCTATTTTTGCAGCGTCACAACATCTTGCTTTTTATAAAACTTTTGAAGCTCCAGACGTTGATTTAGACAGAGAAGGAACGACCTTTATCGGGTCTATGCGGGTGGAAATACTTGATCCGGTAGCTGATTATGTTGCTTTGATGCAGGAGATTTTTGACTTTGATTGTATTGCTCGAGCAGTAGAAAGAGGTTTAACCTTACGCTTTGATGCAATGCATGCCGTCACAGGGCCTTATGCGCGCGAAATTTTTGAGAAATGTTTAGGGTTTTCGGAAGGAACGGTGGTCAATGGTATTCCTTTGCCAGATTTTGGAGGAGGGCATCCAGATCCCAATTTGGTTTATGCTAAGGCTCTTTATGATTTGTTAATGTCTGATAAAGCCCCTGATCTTGGCGCGGCATCTGATGGTGATGGAGATCGTAATCTCATTATTGGTCGTAGGCAATTTGTCACGCCTTCTGATTCTTTGGCTATTATGGCTGAACATGCACATCTGATTAAAGGTTATCGCCAAGGCATTGTGGGGATTGCCCGATCTATGCCAACAGCGCGTGCCGTTGATCTGGTTGCTGAAAAAAAAGGATTGAATTGTTTTGAGACGCCAACAGGGTGGAAGTTTTTTGCGTCACTTTTGGATGCGGGGAAAGTGACTTTTTGTGGTGAAGAAAGCTTTGGAACTGGCTCTCATCATATCCGCGAAAAAGATGGTTTATGGGCTGTGTTATTTTGGCTCAATCTTTTAGCGGTGACAGGGAAATCTGTCGCACAAATTGTTCAACAACATTGGTGCACTTATGGGCGTTTTTACACTTCGCGCCATGATTATGAAGGTGTGGAGAGTGATAAAGCAGAAGCGATTATAGAACGATTACGTGCACATTTGCCACAAGTGGGAACAGAAATTGCTGGATTAGAGGTCGAAAAAGCAGACGATTTTACTTATCATGATCCCATTGATCAGAGTGCTAGCACAAAGCAAGGTATCCGTGTTTTTTTCAAGAATGGTGCACGATTAGTGATACGCTTATCGGGAACAGGGACGGTGGGAGCTACTTTACGGCTTTATTTTGAGCAATACGAAGGAAATCTACACAAACACAATCAAGATCCGCAAAAAGTTCTCCGACCTTTGCAACAAGCGGCACTTCAATTGTTAAATATGCAACAAGAATTTGGTCGTGAACATCCCGATGTTATCACATGA
- the fumC gene encoding class II fumarate hydratase: MVETRQETDSFGTISVRQDRYWGAQTERSLHNFNIGSEKQPLTIIYALSLIKKAAALVNMEKGKLPQNIGKAIITAADEVLAGTFDTHFPLSVWQTGSGTQSNMNVNEVIANHASLLLGGKLGNKAPVHPNDHVNMSQSSNDSFPTALHIATTLQTRQHLFPILEALITTLRKKEEEFADIIKIGRTHTQDATPLTLAQEFSGYRAALEANLQRIETALADVQTLAQGGTAVGTGLNAPKGFDVAFAQTISTLTGITFKTANNKFEALAHHGALAHFHGSLNALAADLFKIANDIRFLGSGPRSGLGELSLPENEPGSSIMPGKVNPTQCEAMTMVACQVFGNHTSVTFAASQGHFELNVYKPVIGYNVLQSITLLGDCMRSFDLHCIQGLRANRVHIHSLMERSLMLVTALAPEIGYEKAAEIAKAAHKNDTTLRTEALKAGVSGEDYDRLVDPKKMIAPQ; the protein is encoded by the coding sequence ATGGTTGAAACACGTCAGGAAACGGATAGCTTTGGAACAATTTCGGTACGTCAAGACCGTTATTGGGGTGCACAAACTGAACGTTCTCTGCATAATTTTAATATTGGCAGTGAAAAACAACCTCTCACCATCATCTATGCCTTAAGCCTTATCAAAAAGGCAGCAGCTCTTGTGAATATGGAAAAAGGGAAGCTTCCGCAAAACATCGGGAAAGCAATCATTACTGCTGCTGATGAGGTACTTGCAGGAACATTCGATACGCATTTTCCCCTTTCTGTCTGGCAAACGGGTTCCGGCACGCAAAGCAATATGAACGTCAATGAAGTCATCGCTAACCATGCCAGCCTGCTCTTGGGAGGGAAACTTGGCAACAAAGCGCCCGTTCACCCAAATGATCACGTGAATATGAGCCAATCATCAAACGATTCTTTTCCCACCGCGCTTCACATTGCGACCACACTACAAACGCGCCAACACTTATTTCCTATTCTTGAAGCCCTTATTACCACTTTAAGAAAAAAAGAAGAAGAATTTGCCGATATTATCAAAATCGGACGCACCCATACCCAAGATGCAACACCCTTAACTTTAGCGCAAGAATTTTCAGGCTATCGCGCCGCACTAGAAGCCAATCTTCAGCGCATTGAAACAGCTCTTGCCGACGTTCAGACACTTGCTCAAGGAGGTACAGCTGTTGGAACAGGGCTCAATGCACCAAAAGGTTTTGATGTTGCTTTTGCTCAAACAATAAGCACCCTTACAGGGATAACCTTTAAAACCGCCAACAATAAATTTGAAGCCCTTGCCCACCATGGAGCCCTTGCACATTTCCATGGAAGCCTGAATGCTCTAGCTGCTGATTTGTTTAAAATTGCCAACGATATCCGATTCTTAGGCTCAGGTCCCCGCTCAGGCTTGGGTGAATTAAGCTTACCCGAAAATGAACCAGGATCTTCTATCATGCCAGGCAAGGTTAACCCCACACAGTGCGAAGCAATGACAATGGTTGCCTGCCAAGTCTTTGGCAATCATACCAGTGTCACATTTGCCGCAAGCCAAGGGCATTTTGAACTAAACGTTTATAAACCTGTTATTGGCTATAATGTATTACAATCGATTACACTTCTTGGTGATTGCATGCGCTCTTTTGATTTGCATTGCATACAAGGATTACGCGCCAATCGCGTTCATATTCACTCTCTCATGGAACGCTCTTTGATGCTCGTGACAGCCCTTGCCCCAGAAATTGGCTATGAAAAAGCTGCTGAAATTGCCAAAGCGGCACATAAAAATGATACAACTTTGCGCACTGAAGCACTAAAAGCAGGCGTTTCTGGAGAGGATTATGACCGTCTAGTTGATCCAAAAAAGATGATCGCCCCACAATAA
- a CDS encoding helix-turn-helix domain-containing protein, with product MRGRSQPTGSSKVQTKTLNDIFVGKRIRFRRKMLKMSQKELAHALSVSYQQVQKYETGLNRVSAGRLKDIADILSVPLTFFYTDVLTKQEIPYQHDELISSREEYLLLKRFRVLTSVKQRAILQLIADQNENF from the coding sequence ATGCGAGGGCGCTCGCAACCGACGGGGAGCTCTAAAGTGCAAACCAAAACTCTCAACGACATTTTTGTAGGCAAGAGAATTCGTTTTAGGCGAAAAATGCTAAAAATGTCTCAAAAAGAATTAGCGCATGCTTTAAGTGTAAGCTACCAACAAGTTCAAAAATATGAAACAGGCTTAAATCGTGTGAGCGCAGGGCGCCTGAAAGATATTGCCGATATCCTGAGCGTTCCACTTACCTTTTTTTACACTGATGTCTTAACAAAACAAGAAATCCCATACCAACATGATGAGCTAATATCGAGCAGAGAGGAATATCTGCTTTTAAAAAGATTTAGAGTTTTAACATCTGTAAAACAAAGAGCAATTTTACAACTCATCGCTGATCAAAATGAAAACTTTTAA
- a CDS encoding universal stress protein, with protein MASKRKDAKAEHKRKILVIIDETPEHRRAVAFAVQHAKNTNRTLVLLCVVDSVEFQHFLGVNNIMRTESTQSAHKVLGEIANDVRTTHDLETEIVIREGEKIDEISKLIDEDKEISLIVLAASEHTEGPGPLIQLIGNRGTAFSIPVTVIPSNLADEDIESIA; from the coding sequence ATGGCTTCTAAGCGAAAAGATGCAAAAGCAGAGCATAAGCGAAAAATTTTAGTGATTATCGATGAAACACCAGAACATCGGCGTGCCGTTGCTTTTGCTGTACAACATGCCAAAAATACCAACAGAACATTAGTATTGCTCTGTGTTGTTGACAGCGTAGAATTTCAACATTTTCTAGGTGTAAACAACATTATGCGTACAGAATCAACGCAAAGTGCTCATAAAGTGTTGGGAGAAATTGCTAATGATGTACGCACCACACATGACCTTGAAACAGAAATTGTTATACGTGAAGGTGAGAAAATTGATGAAATTTCCAAACTGATCGACGAAGATAAAGAAATCTCACTTATTGTTTTAGCAGCCAGTGAGCATACAGAAGGTCCAGGACCGCTTATCCAACTCATCGGTAATCGGGGAACAGCTTTTTCAATCCCTGTCACCGTCATTCCGAGCAATCTTGCGGATGAAGATATTGAATCTATTGCCTAG